The Synechococcus sp. MW101C3 genome includes a window with the following:
- a CDS encoding metallophosphoesterase: protein MPPSLNRRQFLALGGLGLAGLACGALRGVAAETASRLPAGLSLPPRGDLRVVLIGDLNASYGSTTYIEQVHRGVALIPALQADLVLCAGDMVAGQKASLSSAQLQAMWAGFDRSVLVPLRRAGLPFAPAMGNHDASSLRQGDGYLFARDRAEAERFWTRQKQALGLTFVDGSGFPFFYSFRQQDLFVLVWDASSAVVPAEQVRWADRSLGSAAARAARRRLVVGHLPLQAVAQGRDSAGNVLRDATSLRQLMERHDVEAYISGHHHAFFPGRLGELDVIALGALGSGPRRLLQSSAAPFQTLTVLDLPRRGGRPLSTTINLRTLRTVAPQTLPRQLVDRQGRVLPRAS from the coding sequence ATGCCCCCCTCGCTCAACCGCCGCCAGTTCCTGGCCCTGGGCGGCCTGGGGCTGGCTGGTCTGGCCTGCGGCGCCCTGCGCGGCGTGGCTGCGGAAACAGCCAGCCGCCTGCCGGCCGGGCTGAGCCTGCCGCCCCGCGGTGATCTGCGCGTGGTGCTGATCGGCGATCTGAACGCCAGCTACGGCTCCACCACCTACATCGAGCAGGTGCACCGGGGGGTGGCCCTGATCCCGGCGCTGCAGGCCGATCTGGTGCTCTGCGCCGGCGACATGGTGGCGGGCCAGAAGGCCAGCTTGAGCAGCGCGCAGCTGCAGGCGATGTGGGCCGGCTTCGATCGCTCCGTGCTGGTGCCGTTGCGCCGCGCCGGCCTGCCGTTTGCGCCGGCGATGGGCAACCACGATGCCTCCAGCCTGCGCCAGGGGGACGGCTACCTGTTCGCCCGCGATCGGGCCGAGGCAGAACGGTTCTGGACGCGTCAGAAACAGGCGCTCGGTCTGACGTTCGTGGACGGCAGTGGCTTTCCGTTCTTCTATTCGTTCCGTCAGCAGGATCTGTTCGTGCTGGTGTGGGACGCCTCTTCGGCGGTGGTGCCGGCGGAACAGGTGCGCTGGGCCGACCGCAGCCTCGGTTCCGCGGCGGCCCGTGCGGCGCGGCGGCGGCTGGTGGTGGGGCACCTGCCCCTGCAGGCGGTGGCCCAGGGGCGCGACAGCGCCGGCAACGTGCTGCGTGATGCCACCAGCCTGCGTCAACTGATGGAACGCCACGACGTGGAGGCCTACATCAGCGGCCATCACCACGCCTTCTTCCCCGGCCGGTTGGGGGAGCTGGATGTGATCGCCCTGGGGGCGCTGGGCAGCGGTCCACGCCGCCTGCTGCAGAGCAGCGCCGCTCCCTTTCAGACGCTCACCGTGCTCGATCTGCCGCGCCGCGGCGGCCGGCCGCTGAGCACCACGATCAACCTGCGCACGCTGCGGACGGTGGCGCCACAGACGCTGCCGCGTCAGCTGGTGGACCGCCAGGGGCGGGTGCTGCCTCGAGCAAGTTGA
- a CDS encoding NAD(P)/FAD-dependent oxidoreductase, whose product MAPERFFLELDPPAARLAGVPHVVVVGGGFAGLRVCQALANRPVRVTLIDKRNFNLFQPLLYQVASGLVSAADVASPLRQMVGQAPNVQVLLGEVTDVDLDARTLLFNGHHYAYDQLVLACGSGSAYFGHEEWRPLAPPMKILEHAQEIRRRLLMALEEAEQTPDPQRRRFLQTAVVVGAGPAGCELAGSLIELMHSAIRRDFKQLRPEACRVLLVDAVDRVLPVMHPSLSAAAAGYLRRQGVELRLNTMVAAIEPGKVRLKGEEGNEPLEAATICWTAGVRASRLGALLAEKSGCSVDRGGRVQVEPDFSLPGHPEVRVIGDLCHYSHTSDGAPLPGMAGPAVQMGAWVAKDILNQLAGQASAPFRWMDLGSMAVIGPMYAVADLRGVRVTGFPGWLLWGLAHLAFIPDTENRITLLSRWLWQIATRQRRALLITGRPDQHIGVDVGLARAQGLALASGPGSAPLAGGPDAGQEAAAA is encoded by the coding sequence ATGGCGCCGGAACGCTTCTTCCTCGAACTCGATCCCCCTGCCGCCCGACTCGCAGGGGTCCCCCATGTGGTGGTGGTGGGTGGTGGCTTTGCCGGTCTGAGGGTGTGCCAGGCGCTGGCCAACCGGCCGGTGCGGGTCACCCTGATCGACAAGCGCAATTTCAACCTGTTCCAGCCGCTGCTGTATCAGGTGGCTTCGGGCCTGGTGTCGGCGGCGGATGTGGCGTCACCGCTGCGCCAGATGGTGGGCCAGGCGCCCAATGTGCAGGTGCTGCTGGGGGAGGTCACCGATGTGGACCTCGACGCCCGCACGCTGCTGTTCAACGGCCATCACTACGCCTACGACCAGTTGGTGCTGGCCTGCGGCTCAGGTTCCGCCTACTTCGGCCATGAGGAGTGGCGGCCGCTGGCGCCGCCGATGAAGATCCTTGAGCACGCCCAGGAGATCCGCCGGCGCCTGCTGATGGCCCTGGAGGAGGCGGAGCAGACCCCCGATCCCCAGCGCCGCCGCTTCCTGCAGACCGCCGTGGTGGTGGGGGCCGGCCCGGCCGGCTGTGAGCTGGCCGGCTCCTTGATCGAGCTGATGCATTCCGCCATCCGTCGCGATTTCAAGCAGTTGCGACCCGAGGCCTGCCGCGTGCTGCTGGTGGATGCGGTCGACCGGGTGCTGCCGGTGATGCATCCGAGCCTGTCAGCCGCGGCAGCCGGCTATCTGCGCCGCCAGGGCGTGGAGCTGCGGCTGAACACGATGGTGGCGGCGATCGAGCCGGGCAAGGTGCGGCTCAAAGGAGAAGAGGGCAACGAACCGCTGGAGGCGGCCACGATCTGCTGGACCGCTGGTGTACGCGCCTCCCGCCTCGGTGCCCTGCTGGCCGAGAAGAGCGGCTGCAGTGTGGACCGGGGCGGGCGGGTGCAGGTGGAGCCTGATTTCAGCCTGCCCGGCCACCCGGAGGTGCGGGTGATCGGTGATCTCTGCCATTACAGCCACACCAGCGACGGCGCCCCCCTGCCTGGCATGGCCGGTCCGGCGGTGCAGATGGGCGCCTGGGTGGCGAAGGACATCCTCAACCAGCTGGCGGGCCAGGCCAGCGCCCCGTTCCGCTGGATGGATCTGGGCAGCATGGCCGTGATCGGGCCGATGTATGCAGTGGCGGACCTGCGCGGCGTGCGGGTCACGGGCTTTCCGGGCTGGCTGCTGTGGGGGCTGGCCCACCTGGCCTTCATCCCCGACACCGAAAACCGCATCACCCTGTTGAGCCGCTGGCTGTGGCAGATCGCCACGCGCCAGCGGCGCGCGCTGCTGATCACCGGCCGCCCCGATCAGCACATCGGCGTCGATGTGGGGCTGGCCCGCGCCCAGGGCCTGGCACTGGCGAGCGGACCAGGCAGTGCTCCGCTCGCCGGCGGACCGGACGCCGGCCAGGAAGCGGCGGCGGCATGA
- a CDS encoding YccF domain-containing protein has translation MIRTLLNILWFVLGGFLMGVGWWLAGLVAAITIVGLPWARACFVIGNFSFWPFGQEAVSRRELTGRTDFGTGPLGLVGNIVWFVLAGWWLALGHLSSALACFVTIIGIPFGIQHIKLALIALAPIGMQVVPSGSRH, from the coding sequence ATGATCCGCACACTGCTCAACATCCTCTGGTTCGTGCTGGGGGGCTTCCTGATGGGGGTCGGCTGGTGGCTGGCCGGCCTGGTGGCGGCGATCACGATCGTGGGGCTGCCCTGGGCGCGCGCCTGCTTCGTGATCGGCAACTTCTCCTTCTGGCCGTTCGGCCAGGAGGCCGTGAGCCGCCGCGAGCTCACCGGTCGCACGGATTTCGGCACCGGCCCGCTGGGCCTGGTGGGCAACATCGTGTGGTTCGTGCTGGCGGGCTGGTGGCTGGCCCTCGGCCACCTCAGCTCGGCCCTGGCCTGCTTCGTGACGATCATCGGCATTCCCTTCGGCATCCAGCACATCAAGCTGGCCTTGATCGCCCTGGCGCCGATCGGCATGCAGGTGGTGCCCAGCGGCTCCAGGCATTGA
- a CDS encoding MlaD family protein: MSSSTPQPASQEPPQTPLPPQVPLQPQAQPPAEPPASDTAPPRRRFDGPLEGLATALSWAVPVGAVVLGVWMVGAAVQQQSWLTSSFGVRFRTTDASGIWPGVNVTVAGYRVGRVERVTLAGDGTVAVDLRIADRYRRLIGPGSHAERYQEGLIGASQIALTPDVLSPGEETPRRDLLIPFRPSADLAQLLEEIGTTRIKLNRALEGTARMAERDVPGAVGSFRSTLLDLQRLSRRLELETGRTAATTRQTLQVYESTARRIDTTGSAARQATEEALGLMREAHPPLVDTLEEVRLLTRRINQLLESLGVGSPQPRRPAGASKESPEPASPEAPSPAAVPAPTPAAAPAMPGRGAP, encoded by the coding sequence ATGAGTTCATCCACCCCCCAGCCGGCATCACAGGAGCCACCCCAGACCCCATTGCCGCCACAGGTGCCACTGCAGCCACAGGCTCAGCCGCCAGCCGAACCGCCGGCGAGCGATACCGCCCCACCCCGCCGGCGGTTCGATGGACCGCTGGAGGGGCTGGCCACAGCGCTGAGCTGGGCCGTGCCCGTGGGGGCGGTGGTGCTGGGCGTGTGGATGGTGGGAGCCGCCGTCCAGCAGCAGAGCTGGCTCACCAGCAGCTTCGGGGTGCGCTTCCGCACCACCGATGCCAGCGGCATCTGGCCGGGGGTGAATGTCACGGTGGCGGGCTACCGGGTGGGGCGGGTGGAACGGGTCACGCTGGCTGGCGATGGCACGGTGGCCGTCGACCTGCGCATCGCCGACCGCTACCGGCGGTTGATCGGCCCTGGCAGCCACGCCGAGCGTTACCAGGAGGGCTTGATCGGTGCCAGCCAGATCGCCCTCACCCCCGACGTCCTCTCCCCTGGAGAAGAAACGCCGCGGCGCGACCTGCTGATTCCTTTCCGTCCGTCGGCCGATCTGGCCCAGCTGCTGGAGGAGATCGGCACCACCCGGATCAAGCTCAATCGCGCCCTCGAAGGCACGGCGCGGATGGCGGAGCGTGATGTGCCCGGGGCCGTGGGCAGCTTCCGCAGCACGTTGCTCGACCTCCAGCGCCTGAGCCGGCGGCTGGAGCTGGAGACAGGCCGTACCGCTGCCACCACTCGCCAGACCCTGCAGGTGTACGAGAGCACCGCCCGGCGCATTGACACCACTGGCAGCGCGGCCCGCCAGGCCACCGAGGAAGCCCTGGGCTTGATGCGTGAAGCCCACCCACCGCTCGTGGACACGCTTGAGGAAGTGCGTCTGCTGACCCGTCGTATCAACCAGTTGCTGGAATCGCTCGGGGTGGGCAGCCCCCAGCCCCGCCGGCCCGCCGGTGCTTCGAAGGAGTCTCCGGAACCGGCATCACCTGAAGCCCCATCACCGGCAGCCGTGCCAGCTCCAACACCGGCGGCTGCGCCGGCGATGCCTGGCCGGGGTGCCCCATGA
- a CDS encoding phycobilisome rod-core linker polypeptide, giving the protein MALLQAPSLGIERFENDRNKQSWSQASDDDNTTIIRAVYQQVLGHQYVMANERLTGAESLFRNGFLSVRELVRTVAKSGLYRERFFENCNPYRFIELNHKHLLGRAPQNRAEMLHHFTILQEEGFDAEIDSYIDGDEYQQRFGQDTVPYLHGWDYSAGHEGRQFSWLMQLARGAAASVKGDPSGTQFRLGKALHQDRAVPVRGSMGRVVIVSTEGPFKAQVSSATNLFNDDDWGSARRAPSQEHRAEALRVSAGDRSTSGSGARVVTISATGIADNGYVRTSAYVLRVPYSRMNEALRRVQRLGGRVTDVTVS; this is encoded by the coding sequence ATGGCACTGCTTCAGGCGCCCTCGCTGGGAATCGAGAGGTTCGAGAACGACAGGAACAAACAGAGTTGGTCACAGGCCTCCGACGACGACAACACCACGATCATCCGGGCGGTGTATCAGCAGGTGCTTGGTCATCAGTATGTGATGGCCAATGAGCGGCTCACCGGGGCCGAATCCCTGTTTCGCAATGGTTTCCTGAGTGTTCGCGAGCTGGTGCGCACCGTGGCGAAGAGCGGGCTGTACCGCGAGCGCTTCTTCGAGAACTGCAACCCCTACCGCTTCATCGAGCTGAACCACAAGCACCTGCTCGGCCGCGCGCCGCAGAACCGCGCCGAGATGCTTCACCACTTCACAATCCTGCAGGAGGAGGGCTTCGATGCCGAAATCGACTCCTACATCGATGGCGATGAATACCAGCAACGCTTCGGGCAGGACACGGTTCCCTACCTGCACGGCTGGGATTATTCGGCAGGGCATGAAGGCCGGCAGTTCTCCTGGCTGATGCAGCTGGCCCGTGGCGCTGCGGCCTCAGTGAAGGGCGATCCCTCCGGCACCCAGTTCCGCCTCGGCAAGGCACTGCACCAGGACCGGGCCGTGCCTGTGCGCGGCTCCATGGGCCGGGTGGTGATCGTGTCCACCGAAGGACCTTTCAAGGCACAGGTGAGCTCCGCCACCAACCTGTTCAACGACGACGACTGGGGCAGCGCGCGCCGGGCACCGTCGCAGGAGCACCGGGCGGAAGCACTGCGGGTGTCAGCCGGGGACCGCTCCACCAGCGGCAGCGGTGCCCGGGTGGTGACCATCTCCGCCACCGGCATCGCCGACAACGGTTATGTGCGCACCAGCGCCTACGTGCTGCGGGTGCCCTACTCCCGCATGAACGAAGCCCTGCGACGGGTGCAGCGCCTCGGTGGCCGCGTCACCGATGTGACTGTGAGCTGA
- a CDS encoding isopenicillin N synthase family oxygenase, producing MSSAILDVDLLAFEQGSRAARAAVVEGVRCSLATGFVYARADLSADLLDAAYGLLGRFFALEPAVKQRFVASGSSGQTGYTGLLVETAAGHSHADWKEMLNWAAPLPLAHPLRRRFPLHYPEPLLPEAVVPGLSVVLQEFHAAIAELQRRFLRVIAVGLGAAEGFFDAVVEDAPTLTRAIRYPPMAEAPSGPHLWAAPHADINLITALPRATAPGLQVLVEGEWVEALPPDGRVIINSGLMLERLSNGHTPAGWHRVIAPAPPAAAAEAPAVAAAGRLSVVQFCHARPSTVLQPLPCCCGPDTPQRYAAISAADALEDVLYRINLLEAAPAPGGPPADAAASVAPPSAACAG from the coding sequence ATGAGCAGCGCCATCCTCGACGTCGATCTGCTGGCCTTTGAACAGGGCAGCCGTGCCGCCCGAGCCGCGGTGGTGGAGGGAGTGCGGTGCAGCCTGGCCACCGGCTTTGTCTATGCCCGCGCCGATCTCTCCGCCGATCTGCTCGATGCCGCCTACGGCCTGCTGGGCCGCTTCTTCGCGCTCGAGCCGGCGGTCAAGCAACGCTTCGTGGCCAGCGGTTCAAGCGGCCAGACGGGCTACACGGGCCTGCTGGTGGAAACAGCCGCCGGCCACAGCCATGCCGATTGGAAGGAGATGCTCAACTGGGCGGCGCCGCTGCCGCTGGCGCACCCGTTGCGGCGCCGCTTCCCGCTGCATTATCCGGAGCCGTTGCTGCCCGAAGCGGTGGTGCCCGGGCTGAGCGTGGTGCTGCAGGAGTTCCATGCGGCAATCGCCGAGCTGCAACGCCGCTTCCTGCGGGTGATCGCTGTGGGTCTGGGTGCCGCTGAAGGTTTCTTCGATGCCGTCGTCGAAGACGCCCCCACCCTCACCCGCGCCATCCGCTACCCACCGATGGCCGAAGCGCCTTCAGGCCCCCACCTCTGGGCCGCCCCCCACGCCGACATCAACCTGATCACGGCCCTGCCGCGCGCCACTGCCCCGGGGCTGCAGGTGCTGGTGGAGGGGGAGTGGGTCGAGGCCCTGCCGCCGGATGGCCGCGTGATCATCAACAGCGGCCTGATGCTGGAGCGGCTCAGCAACGGCCACACCCCGGCTGGCTGGCACCGGGTGATCGCCCCCGCCCCGCCGGCCGCTGCCGCCGAAGCCCCAGCAGTGGCTGCCGCAGGCCGCCTGAGCGTGGTGCAGTTCTGCCATGCCCGCCCCAGCACGGTGTTGCAGCCGTTGCCCTGCTGCTGCGGACCCGACACCCCCCAGCGCTACGCCGCGATCAGCGCCGCCGATGCGCTCGAAGACGTGCTCTACCGCATCAACTTGCTCGAGGCAGCACCCGCCCCTGGCGGTCCACCAGCTGACGCGGCAGCGTCTGTGGCGCCACCGTCCGCAGCGTGCGCAGGTTGA